TTCCCACCAAGAAAAGTGAAACTTTCTCAACTGCGGCTGACAATCAAACCCAGGTGGAGATTCACGTCCTTCAAGGTGAGCGTCAGATGGCAGCCGATAACAAGACCCTGGGAAGATTTGTGTTGGACGGAATTCCGCCGGCTCCCCGTGGGATGCCCCAGGTTGAGGTCACCTTTGATATTGATGCCAATGGTATCATGCATGTGTCCGCCAAGGATAAAGCTTCCGGAAAAGAACAATCCATCAGGATCGAGGCATCCAGTGGCTTAACTGATGCCGAAAAAGAAGAAATGATCCGTGATGCCGAAAAGCATGCTGAGGATGACACAAAGACCCGTGAACTCATCGATATTAGAAATCAGGCCGATGCTCTGGTATACCAGACTGAGAAGAATCTTAAGGAATATGGTGAAAAAGTTCCCGCTGATCTGAAGGCTAAGATTGAAGAAAAAGTTGAAGGCCTTAAATCGGCTCAGGCTGGATCTGATAAGGGTGCTATTGAAGCCGCTCTTGCCGAATTGAATGAAGCCTGGAATAAGGCTTCTGGTTCAATGTATGAGGCAGCCAAAGAGGACGAAGCCCAGGAATCGCCGAAAGCCGAAACAGATGATTCTAAAACTGATTCTGCCGAGGAAGAAGTGGAAGAAGCTGACTTCGAAGTGGTTGATGAAGAAAATCCCAAGAAATAAATAACCAGGATCAAGGGCGCTATTGGAATAAGCCCCGAGATCTGTTCACATAGTGGCAATGATCAGGAAGTCTTCGGATAACCTGATCATTGTCTTTTTTTTGATACTTTTACCAAACCAGAACAGAGCGATAAAGGTGCGAACACTTTAGGTTCTAAGAGGTAGAAATATTAAAATACATCTGTACATTAAAAGCTAATTACAGGAGCAGATTGATAAGTGAAAAAGAGGGTAGCACAATGGATCGGAGGAGTGGCGCTGGCTGTCGCTATTATCCTGCTGTACCTGATTTTCTTCCAAACTCATCTGTTTTCCTCATCCTTATTGAAAAATCTTAACAAACATGTGTTAGCATCATATAATGTTTCAATTCAGGGACAACTAGGGGGGGGACTGTTAGCGGGAAAATTTAGTATTCATGATCTAAAACTACTTCTGAATCAGAATTCTGATACACTATTCGCAGCGGATGACATCTCCCTGTCTGGTATTGACTATAACTGGAGCAGTCATGAACTGCTGATAGAAAATGTCATTATTAGTGAATATGCTTTCATTTCACAAAATCTTGGTAGTCTAACCGGTTCCGATTCGCAAAGCTCATTCGACCTGTCTCTTATCATTCAGCAGCTGCAATCAAAAAATGGCTCGATCCAACTCACATTTATGGATTCGTTGCAAACAATTGAATTCCCCGAGCTAAACGCCGATCTATGGCACATTGATGGCTTAACCGGTGTCAGCATCGCCTCATGTGTTCTATTTGCTCCCTCAATTACCGAGGATACTCTGCAACTAACCGGTTTGCTCGGCGTAAACAGCAATGGCAATATCAACATTGAAGCGCTTGAATTAGAATCCACCGCATTAAATCTGAATATTAACTCAAGAATCACTCCTGACTCAGTTTCTGTTAACTTTGATGGTTGCCGTGTTTCACCCTCTGGTTTTAGAGAGCTTATTTTACCAGAATTATACTCTGATCTGGAGATCTATTTTGATGCTGATCTATTGATCACTGACGATATGGTAAAAGTAAGTGGACCGGGCTTTGCCTATCTGAAGAACACCACAATTCCATTTGATTTGACATCATTTACGCGACGTAAAGATGGGGAATCGATCAGCTTTACGCTGGGAACAGAACTACGGAATATGAGTCTTTCCGCTCATCATAATTCAAAAGGGGTCACAAGCGGAAAAGCAGAGATATTTCGCCTCGATGTCAATCCCTTCCTCCCAATAAACCAGCTGGAAGTGGCTGAACCTATAGGAACGTTTATGTTTAGTGGTGCTAACGGCAATTACTCGATCAATTCAAAACTAGAATCAATTATGATCAATAATTTGCCGTTTGATTCCCTGAATGCAGATATACAATATCTTTCCTCTGGCGAATTGCTTATTACTAATGGAGTGGCTATCCAGGCGGACAACCATTTCAAGATCGAAGGGAAATTATCCAAGAAGGTGCTCGACCTGAAGGGTGTGTTGGATCTGTCAGAATATTCATTTCTAGAGCTCTTCAAGATCAAGAACCAGTATCAGGGTCAGATCGAGACACAATTTAATATCACCGGAACTTTGCAGCATCCCAGATTATCAGGTGAGATAAGGCCACGGGACTTGAGCTATTTGGACAAACTGAAATTGACGGGTCTGGGCAAAATTGAAGTTCAAGTATCAGCAGATGGTCTTCAGGGAAATTTTGCCCTCCAAGGCAATCAAGGGTTATTGGTGGGGGATAGTCTTCAAACCTACACCATCTTGATGAATCTTTCAGACAATGTTTATAAAATTGAAGATATTCATTTTCAAGGTCTGAAAAACCTGATCTCATTTAAAGGTCAATATGATAGCCAGGGCTTTACTGTCAATAAGCTTAAGGTGATCATGGATCAGCATCAATTAACCCTGGTGGATACTGTTACGATCCAAAGAACTGCTGATGATCACTATCAGATCCCAGCTAGTGTTGTAGTAATAAATAAAGGCGGCATAGCGTTCCAGGGCAGCTATGATGAAGCTTCCGGTTTGAAGATACAAACCGATTTCGAATTGATCGATCTAGGGGAAATTTCTGAATTTATAAATATCAAAACACCATTTGAGGGTCTTGCTTCTGGAAAAGCTCAGATCACCGGAATGCTTAACAATCCCGTAATCCAGGCCAATCTATTACTCAAAAACGGGTTGACTTTGGGCTATCCCAGTGACTCTGCCAGCATTGATCTGACCCTCAAATCCAATACAATCATCAGTAATAGTATTGAGGCGTTTCAGGCAGATGGTACACTTAAGCTGATCGGCCAGTTGCCCTGGGGTTACAAGATGCGAGGTTTGGAATATCAGACAGCTCCACAAAACTTTTCTATGGTTCTCAATAATTATAGACTGAAAGATCTAAAATTCTCTAAAGTCGCAGGTATCCCCATATCTGGACGTGGATCAGGTTCTCTGTCAATTCGCGGAACTCCAATAGCGACCAAGCTGGATGGAGAGATAGAGGTAGTTAACGCCAAATTTGACACTCTGAGCTTTTCGAAAGCATACACAGAATTCATTTATGAAGGAAATCTGCTTACATTTGATTCTCTTTCAATGGTAAGTACCTGGGGGTATGGTCGTGGGACGGGATATATGCCCATCTCATTGGATATGGTAGCAGCTGACAGAATGGCCGTAGCAGACCGGGAAATGGGATTGAATTTTGAGTTTAACCTGGATGAAATGCCCTTTTTGACATCCTATATCTCGATCATTGATGCTATTAAAGGTGATATTATTGGAAACCTAACGTTTACCGGCCCACTGTCCGCACCTCTAAGAAATGGGAAAGTGAGGGGTCACAATGCCTCGCTTGAGGTTTCGGTACTTGGTAATCCTATCACCGACATCCATTCTGAAATCACTTTGAAGGATAACACTCTTATCATAGATCATTTTTCAGGCAAAATGCAGGCATCTGAAGCTTCGAATTTGACAACACAGGGAGGGATCGGTTGGGCGACAGCCATCATCGGAGATATCATTGGGGTTGATGTCAGTACAAATTACGCAGGGGAGGTGATCGCTCAAGGTGGTTTGGATATTACATCCTTTTTTCATCCAATATTTGATGTGAGGCTAAAAGCTGAAGAGGTTTACTATCGGAGTACAGATGGGCAAATTGAAGCTATTGCGGACGCAGAACTGCACTTTACCGGACAAGATACTTTGGATGTTACAGCCGTTATCCCGGTAAAGCGAGCGGTCTATTACAGCAATTTCGAATCGGAAGAGACCTATTACGAATCCATCGGAAAGCTTGACAGTACTCTTTTCAGATATAGTCTTGATACACAATTTCCCAGCGATCTGCTTATTTCAAATGATCAGATGGAAGCTGAATTCGAAGGAGAATTATGGTTGCTGGACTATGGTGATGGTATCATGCGTTTCTCTGGTACCCTGAGAGCTCAGGCAGGGGGAAAATTCTTTTATGTTGGCAATGAGTTAACGATCATATCTGGAGAGATTCTTTTCAACTCCATCGATTTTAATCCCCAACTAAACATGGAAGCTGAAATCGAGATCAATGGGGAACGGGTTGAGTTGACTCTCAGTGGTGATCTCAATGAACCGGAATTGATCATCAATGCAGAAAATACTCAGTTGACCCAAAGTGATGTGATTACCTATCTCACACTCAATCAAAAAATGGTGGAAATAAGCTTTGACAGGCAGTCCGCTCTTAATCCTGTACAAAGCTATTCTGTGATGTTAGCCGAAAAGCAGCTATCTAAAATTGGGCGGAAGTACATTGGGTTGGATGAGGTTGGTATCGATTTGGCATCTGATTCAACCGGGGGCACCAGGTTTCAACTTGGGCAACGCCTCTCAAAAAATTTAAAAGCCACTTACGAAGGGGGTCTTCAACCCACAGATGGTCAATCCGATTATGACTTTGGCCTGGAGTATCAGATTAACAGGAATGTTTCTGTTACTGGCAAAGTGAATCAGCATGGTGAGGTCGAATTGAACGGGAGGCTGAAATTTACCTATTGAAAATACTTGTGTCAGGTATGCTATTGGCCAGTCTGATGGCAGTGGGGGGGTATTCGCAGAGTGCTCTTGAGGCACCTGAAATTGTAGATATTCAGTTTGAAGGGAACAATAACCTGACCAGTAAACAACTATTAGATCAGATTCGCTTAAAAGAGAAAAGATGGGTTAGCAAGGGTAGCTATTATAACAGGCATCACCTTGCTCGTGAGATCGAGAGACTCGAGGATTATTATAAGCTCCATGGTTTTTTAGATGCAAATATCACAGATTCGCTAGCCATCAGTGAAAATAATGTTATCAGTATATTTCTGCAGGTGGATGAAGGAAAGCAGTATTACCTCCGGGATGTGAATTTGTCCGGGAATACCGTTTTTTCAGAAGAACAGTATCTGGAGATCATAGAATTTCAGGCTGGTTCCATCTTTAATACATTTAAGATCCGTGAAAACTTAATGGAAATGATCTTGCTCTACCAGAATAATGGCTATCCACTGATCAATATACAGGATAGTGAGATCATTGATGATTCTGTAAGTTTGTACATCAGGGTCGAAGAGGGTCCCAAATTAAATATTGGCAGCATCAATATCAGCGAGATGGAACAAGTTTCGACTAATACTATCGAGCGTGAGATCATTGTTAAACCAGGTGATCTATACAAGCTGACAAATATTGAAGAATCCAAACGTAGACTTTATGAAACAAGCCTTTTTAATAGTGTTAACATCAGATTGGGGAAAGTGGACACTATTTCAGCTATCATCGATCTGGATGTTGAGCTTATCCCTGCGAAGTTTAGAGGTTTTGACATGAACATGGGGGTAAAACAGGGATTTATAGAGGAAGCTATCCATGCTGATCCCGTGTTGAGTATTGGAGTATCTGGAAGCTGGTATAACAACAATCTTTTTGATCAAAGTCGTCGAATTAGCGTAAAAACAAAGCTTAGCTCGATCTACCCAGCCATCTTTATTCCCCAGCAATTCAAATTGGATTTCTTCTATGTTGAACCCTGGCTATCAAAATATCGTATCCCTTTGACCATTAATCCCTTCTATTGGTACATTGATAATTCCAGAACAGGCTTTGAGAATGTGGCTTATGGTCTGCGAGGAATTATGACCTATCGCTGGTTTCGAAAGATCAAAATTCAATCCCTGGCAGAATGGAGTCAATCTAACACAAACAGGAAGCCCATTGGAAGTGATGAAGCTTATAGTGAAGCTCGTAAGGTTGGTTTGAAGTTTACCTGGGATGAACGGGATAATTTTTTCTATCCCCATCATGGTTTCAAATGGGTGATAGAACCTGGCATAGTAGGCTACTTCCTGGGTGGCGAGAATAATTATATGCAGTTCCAGACTCAGTTTAGCTCATACTGGAACCTTTTCGCAGACTTGGTTTTTGCCCATAATATAAATTTCGGTATTGCTGTGCAGCGAGATGCGGATATTCCAATACCGTATGAAAAACGATTTTTTCTGGGAGGCAATTCCAGTATTAGAGGCTATGAACAACAGATGGTGGGACCCATGAGGCTGGAAGATGGTGAATGGTTTCCAACTGGAGGAAATTTTAGATTATATATGAATATGGAGTTTCGTTTTCCACTGTATGGAATTCTGGGAGGAGAAGTATTCATGGATGTTGGAAATCTTTGGGCTGAGATTCAGGATGCCAGAATTTCAGACATCAAGACAGCCATCGGGTTGGGTATTACCATCGAGACCCCCATAGGTCCTGCACGTATTGATCATGGTTTTGTTGTGGAGCCCGGCGCTATTATTAAAGCTGGACAAACACATATTGCTATAGCATACGTGTTTTAGAAAAATTATAATGCGGGGAACATGAAATCAGGCCGGGTGTAGAACAATCCGTGAGAGATATTTTAGTGATAATAATTAGGGTTGGACAACATAGTTAATATCCAGCACATGAAACCAAAGGAAAGCAAATAATGCAAAAAGTGTCACTTCTTGGAGTTGTGATCATTGGACTCCTGTTAAGCTCATGCAGCAAGAATTATGATGAGTATCTAAGTCAAGCAGCAGAACTACAAAATACCGATAATTATACACAGGCGCTTGAGTCTCTTGATAATGCAGTCAAAAAAGCCGAAACTGCTGATCAGCGTGTTTCTGCAAACATAAAAGCTGGAAATCTGGCGGCTAATTATTTGAAGGATATCGATCTGGCTGATAAATATTATCAGGCAACTCTGGACGATGTTACCAACTATTCTGCTGGAGACCTGAGAGATCTTGCCAAGCAGGCATTGGCTGCACAGGCCAATAAAGCTGCCGTGAAAATGTACCAACTCTGGTTTGAAAAATACCCTGATCACTCAGATATAATTGGTGTAAAATATGAATTTGCAGAGGTCTACCATAAGAATATCCGTGACCTCAAAAATGCGATCATAAGCTATGAGGAAGTTGTATCAAGCTATCCGGATTCTGAACAGGCTCCCAAAGCGTTGTTCTCAATCGGTTATATCTTTGCCAATGAGTTGGGTGATAATGATTCTGCAAAAAAATATTATTCTGACTTTCTTGAAAAATATCCAGATCATGAAATGGCGCCATCAGTGGAATTTGAATTAAAGTATCTGGGGAAAACGCTTGAGGAGATTCCTGAGCTTCAGCATTTACTTTCCAAGACATCTTAATTCACAGGATCTAATTCTATGACATTCGATCTTTCCAAACTTAATGAGAAAATTAAGGAAAAAAGCCTATTCCTGACAGCTTTGGAGGCTGAAGCAGCCAAAGTTATCGTTGGACAGAGGGGCATGATACGTCGAATTCTCATCGGACTATTGTCCAACGGACATATTCTGCTGGAGGGCGTTCCCGGGCTGGCAAAGACCCTTACTATAAATACCCTGGCTCGTTTGATCGATACCAGCTTTAGCCGGATCCAGTTCACACCTGATCTGCTACCGGCTGATCTATTGGGCACTTTGATATACAATCAAAAGAATGGCGAATTCAATGTAAAAAAGGGACCACTATTCAGTAATATCATTCTGGCTGATGAGATCAATCGTTCGCCAGCAAAGGTTCAGGCTGCCTTACTTGAGGCCATGCAGGAGAAGCAGATCACAATTGGAGATACCAGCTATAAACTGGAGGAACCCTTCCTGGTTCTGGCTACCCAGAATCCCATCGAACAGGAGGGGACCTATCCCTTACCTGAGGCACAGGTAGACCGGTTCATGCTTAAGTTGAAGGTGGATTATCCCAGTGAAGAGGAAGAGTTTGAGATCATCAAACGGATGGCTCATCCCTATCCAAAATTCGAGATCAAACCCGTGATCAGCAAAAAGGATGTCCTGGAAGCGCGCGATGTGGTAGACGAGATCTACATTGATGATAAGATCTTCAAGTACATTGTTGCACTTGTTATGGCCACTCGTGATCCCGCCAAGGCCGGCCTGACCGATTTGGATCCGCTTATCGAATATGGAGCTTCACCCCGGGCAAGTATTAACCTGGCTCTGGCAGCCAAGGCCAATGCCTTTATACATCATCGAGGTTATGTAACACCAGACGATATTCGTGCAATCGGTATGGATGTTTTGCGCCACCGAGTGTTGGTTTCTTACGAAGCCGAGGCAGAGGAGGTCACTAGCGAAGATATCGTTCAGCGGATCTTTGAAGCCACAGAAGTTCCCTGATCAAATACCAGGTTGAACCAATCCAACATGCTCACATTCGAGATTATGCTGGCTTCGATAGTCGTATGAGAAAGTGACCGTCATGCCGAGCGGAATCAAGGTATATGGAGTTTTACCCAATACTCATAACATGAACCGGTTTAATAGCTTGTCACTGCGGGATGATCGAAGCGGTTCTACTTCGGTTATTTGCTCTAATTAAACTCAATCTATAAAGGTTATTTTTAGTAATTCTTTAAAGTATGCTTAATCGTGATCTGATAAAAAAGGTGAAAAAGATTGAACTCAGTACCAGACACCTGGTTAATGAAGTGTTTGGCGGCGAGTATCACTCGGTATTCAAAGGGCGTGGAATGGAGTTCGCTGAAGTTCGCGAGTATATGCCTGGTGATGAGATCCGCACCATCGATTGGAATGTCTCAGCCCGAACCGGCGTGCCCCACGTTAAACTATTTGAAGAAGAACGTGAACTCACTGTGATGATCATGGTTGATGCGTCAGCTTCTGGGGCTTTTGGAACCCAGGGACAGATGAAAAGAAATTTGGCTGCCGAGCTTTCAGCAGTACTCGCTTTCTCAGCTGTAAAAAATAATGATAAGGTGGGCTTGATCATATTCACAGATCAAGTTGAGAAATTTATTCCACCGCGTAAAGGACGTTCACATGTCCTGCGGGTTATCCGCGAAGTTCTCAACCATGAAGCACAGCATTCGGGTACGAGTATCAATACAGCTTTGGAATATATGAGTCGTGTATTAAGGAAAAGATCTGTGATATTCATGATCTCAGATTTTCTGGATAAGAACTATGAACGGAGTGTCAAACAAGCTGCAAGACGCCATGACATGCTTTCCTTTCACCTTCAGGATCCATGGGAGCTTGAACTTCCCAATTTGGGGTTAATTCAAATGCATGATGGCGAAACCGGCGAAACCGCCCTGGTGAACACCGGAAACGCAGCATTCAGAAAAAGCTATAGCGAAGAATCTCTCAGACGCTTTGAAACATTGAAGAATTTCTTTAAAACCAATAGGCTGGATTATTTGCCCATCCGTACGGATATACCCTATGTTGACTCATTGATTAGCTTTTTTCGTCGAAGAGCGTTGAGAGTACGATGATCAGAACAACCATTCTGTTGGCACTCCTGGCGATCACCAATCCGATCTGGTGCTTTGAAGCCCAGTTTAAAGCGGATAGTCTCCATGGTTCGCTTGGTGATATCATCAGTTTTGCATGGGATATCAAACATGATCCAACCGTACAATTAAGTATTCGTGATATCGATACAGAAGGAGCCGGCATTGAGATCCTTGAGCAACAGGTAACTTC
This region of Candidatus Neomarinimicrobiota bacterium genomic DNA includes:
- a CDS encoding translocation/assembly module TamB domain-containing protein; translation: MKKRVAQWIGGVALAVAIILLYLIFFQTHLFSSSLLKNLNKHVLASYNVSIQGQLGGGLLAGKFSIHDLKLLLNQNSDTLFAADDISLSGIDYNWSSHELLIENVIISEYAFISQNLGSLTGSDSQSSFDLSLIIQQLQSKNGSIQLTFMDSLQTIEFPELNADLWHIDGLTGVSIASCVLFAPSITEDTLQLTGLLGVNSNGNINIEALELESTALNLNINSRITPDSVSVNFDGCRVSPSGFRELILPELYSDLEIYFDADLLITDDMVKVSGPGFAYLKNTTIPFDLTSFTRRKDGESISFTLGTELRNMSLSAHHNSKGVTSGKAEIFRLDVNPFLPINQLEVAEPIGTFMFSGANGNYSINSKLESIMINNLPFDSLNADIQYLSSGELLITNGVAIQADNHFKIEGKLSKKVLDLKGVLDLSEYSFLELFKIKNQYQGQIETQFNITGTLQHPRLSGEIRPRDLSYLDKLKLTGLGKIEVQVSADGLQGNFALQGNQGLLVGDSLQTYTILMNLSDNVYKIEDIHFQGLKNLISFKGQYDSQGFTVNKLKVIMDQHQLTLVDTVTIQRTADDHYQIPASVVVINKGGIAFQGSYDEASGLKIQTDFELIDLGEISEFINIKTPFEGLASGKAQITGMLNNPVIQANLLLKNGLTLGYPSDSASIDLTLKSNTIISNSIEAFQADGTLKLIGQLPWGYKMRGLEYQTAPQNFSMVLNNYRLKDLKFSKVAGIPISGRGSGSLSIRGTPIATKLDGEIEVVNAKFDTLSFSKAYTEFIYEGNLLTFDSLSMVSTWGYGRGTGYMPISLDMVAADRMAVADREMGLNFEFNLDEMPFLTSYISIIDAIKGDIIGNLTFTGPLSAPLRNGKVRGHNASLEVSVLGNPITDIHSEITLKDNTLIIDHFSGKMQASEASNLTTQGGIGWATAIIGDIIGVDVSTNYAGEVIAQGGLDITSFFHPIFDVRLKAEEVYYRSTDGQIEAIADAELHFTGQDTLDVTAVIPVKRAVYYSNFESEETYYESIGKLDSTLFRYSLDTQFPSDLLISNDQMEAEFEGELWLLDYGDGIMRFSGTLRAQAGGKFFYVGNELTIISGEILFNSIDFNPQLNMEAEIEINGERVELTLSGDLNEPELIINAENTQLTQSDVITYLTLNQKMVEISFDRQSALNPVQSYSVMLAEKQLSKIGRKYIGLDEVGIDLASDSTGGTRFQLGQRLSKNLKATYEGGLQPTDGQSDYDFGLEYQINRNVSVTGKVNQHGEVELNGRLKFTY
- a CDS encoding BamA/TamA family outer membrane protein; its protein translation is MKILVSGMLLASLMAVGGYSQSALEAPEIVDIQFEGNNNLTSKQLLDQIRLKEKRWVSKGSYYNRHHLAREIERLEDYYKLHGFLDANITDSLAISENNVISIFLQVDEGKQYYLRDVNLSGNTVFSEEQYLEIIEFQAGSIFNTFKIRENLMEMILLYQNNGYPLINIQDSEIIDDSVSLYIRVEEGPKLNIGSINISEMEQVSTNTIEREIIVKPGDLYKLTNIEESKRRLYETSLFNSVNIRLGKVDTISAIIDLDVELIPAKFRGFDMNMGVKQGFIEEAIHADPVLSIGVSGSWYNNNLFDQSRRISVKTKLSSIYPAIFIPQQFKLDFFYVEPWLSKYRIPLTINPFYWYIDNSRTGFENVAYGLRGIMTYRWFRKIKIQSLAEWSQSNTNRKPIGSDEAYSEARKVGLKFTWDERDNFFYPHHGFKWVIEPGIVGYFLGGENNYMQFQTQFSSYWNLFADLVFAHNINFGIAVQRDADIPIPYEKRFFLGGNSSIRGYEQQMVGPMRLEDGEWFPTGGNFRLYMNMEFRFPLYGILGGEVFMDVGNLWAEIQDARISDIKTAIGLGITIETPIGPARIDHGFVVEPGAIIKAGQTHIAIAYVF
- a CDS encoding tetratricopeptide repeat protein, with product MQKVSLLGVVIIGLLLSSCSKNYDEYLSQAAELQNTDNYTQALESLDNAVKKAETADQRVSANIKAGNLAANYLKDIDLADKYYQATLDDVTNYSAGDLRDLAKQALAAQANKAAVKMYQLWFEKYPDHSDIIGVKYEFAEVYHKNIRDLKNAIISYEEVVSSYPDSEQAPKALFSIGYIFANELGDNDSAKKYYSDFLEKYPDHEMAPSVEFELKYLGKTLEEIPELQHLLSKTS
- a CDS encoding MoxR family ATPase, giving the protein MTFDLSKLNEKIKEKSLFLTALEAEAAKVIVGQRGMIRRILIGLLSNGHILLEGVPGLAKTLTINTLARLIDTSFSRIQFTPDLLPADLLGTLIYNQKNGEFNVKKGPLFSNIILADEINRSPAKVQAALLEAMQEKQITIGDTSYKLEEPFLVLATQNPIEQEGTYPLPEAQVDRFMLKLKVDYPSEEEEFEIIKRMAHPYPKFEIKPVISKKDVLEARDVVDEIYIDDKIFKYIVALVMATRDPAKAGLTDLDPLIEYGASPRASINLALAAKANAFIHHRGYVTPDDIRAIGMDVLRHRVLVSYEAEAEEVTSEDIVQRIFEATEVP
- a CDS encoding DUF58 domain-containing protein, giving the protein MKKIELSTRHLVNEVFGGEYHSVFKGRGMEFAEVREYMPGDEIRTIDWNVSARTGVPHVKLFEEERELTVMIMVDASASGAFGTQGQMKRNLAAELSAVLAFSAVKNNDKVGLIIFTDQVEKFIPPRKGRSHVLRVIREVLNHEAQHSGTSINTALEYMSRVLRKRSVIFMISDFLDKNYERSVKQAARRHDMLSFHLQDPWELELPNLGLIQMHDGETGETALVNTGNAAFRKSYSEESLRRFETLKNFFKTNRLDYLPIRTDIPYVDSLISFFRRRALRVR